Genomic DNA from Canis aureus isolate CA01 chromosome 32, VMU_Caureus_v.1.0, whole genome shotgun sequence:
AGTGATATTTCTGGGAGTAAAACTGTCTATTTTAAAGTTTCTAGTATTGCAGATTGAAAGATCTTTGAGGCCTCCTAGATGGTAAGGCACGGAATGATTGCACTCAGCTTcccaaatttgaatttaaaatgctTCAATGCTGGGAAGTGACTCGACTTGATTTTGCTGGTAACCTGCAAATAAGACTTTTCCCTAGATTATACTGGCAGCGATCTGAAAAAAAGTACAGACTAGTCCCAGAAGTCAGGACGTACTTAGGATACGGCACTATAATTCCAAATGATTCTAGATGTATGAATAAAGTATGAACATCCTTGAGGATGACGGAGAGAGGGACTTGGCTCCCCAGGCCAACTCTGACGTGTTTCTTATCTCCCTCACTGGTGGATAAGGATCGAAAATTCTGGTCCAGCCTAATGAGTGAACGGGACGGCTGCCCACGAACCGGGTTATTAGTTTTACCTCATTGGAGCTCATATTCTCAAAGGCCCAAAGTGCTGTGTCGAGACGAATCCGGGCGCTGCTCCCGCTGACGTGCGCGCTGACGCCCAGCTGCCCGTGCTTGCGGCGGGGCCGAGGCCAGGGATTCCGTGGACCAAAAGAGATGCCAGAAGGGAAGCCAGAGGAGCTGCGGTGCAAGACCCTAGATAGAGATTATACCAAAGAGATCCAGCCTTTCTGTCCTGATGCTTCAAAGGTGATGAGGTTGGGTGACGACAGTTGCCGTAGACGGAGAGCTCACATACATTCCGTGTCAAGGGATCTGGCTGATAAAGTGATCCATCCTCCAACAaaagcacctttaaaaaaaaaaataagtccatttCGTATattagggaaaaagagaaagaagatgatggtgatggtgatgatgaaagCTGCGGGCAGATTGTAAGGTGCCCCAGGATTTAAGGAGAAGGAACCAGTCGCTCTCCCCGTGACATGACCGCGGCTGTTGCCCTGACTTCAGCCCGGGGACGTCATACCCATGGGATTCTGACAGCTGGGCAACTTTTTCTAAGACGTGTGGCAGTTTCAATAGGTTTGTTTAAAGAACTCCTGGGAGATTTCTTAAATCCTAGTCCTCTTTATGCAGCTTCCTACGGAGGTGGTCACCGCTCGTCATCATCACCCCTACCTGTAAGGCCCCTGATGCACAAGGTGCTATACAGCTGTCAGCCGCCCCCGCGGCAGCTGTGGACGTTAGAGTAGGTTTTGCATCAGCCACTGCGAGAAGCTTCCCCGCTTGGGGTGCGGGGCCTGCGTGCCCACCTCCCCTCACTCGCCTCTCCCTCCAGGAGCCTCTGGGCTTATTCCAGCTTCTCACCTTTACCCATCCCACTCACCCccgtgctttttttttaattaagaaagttTCAGGGAATCAAAAGAGGTCGGAAATTTTTTAATCTAGCAGAAGTATAGAGTCATATATTTTGctacaattattattataatatggAGAATCCACTTTGCCCGTGTAGTGCgtggagagtgtgtgtgtgtctgcgctCATGATAATTTGAATGTTGAACAGCCCTGTGGCTTCAGAGTAGCATTTTGAAGGATAAACCACACCGCTTCAGGAAACCTGCCCCGAGTACCACACATCCCTTCCCTTACCGGTTTTTAAAGAGCTGAACACCCGGGGCTGGGGCTCTAGGCGACATGCAGGCCTGAGATCGGCGCAGGGACACGTCGTCCTTCGCACGTTTGGCTCACGgccgcccccaccccgtccctccCTCGTCCCCACGGCTCTGCTCACTCCGTATTTGAACAAATGTGTTTCCCTTGCTCTTTCCTGGAGCTTCAAGCCTCTACACACCTTAGAGTTGTGTAAACCCGCCAGGTAAGGTCCCCTCCGTCACAGGTGGTGCCGCCCTTGGTTTGCTGTGGTACTTTGCTGTGTTCTCTGTGGCATCATGTTACTGtgtaaataaatttgttttaatatacaCTAAAGATGAGAGGAGCGCTCGTTTTTTCAGTGACTGTCCCATGGGGACGCCCCCGGGGGAGGGTGTGGCTTCCCTGTCCGGTTGGGTCTGTCTCCCAGGACTTGCGCCCTCTCGGGTCTTCgttccctgcctcttcctcctgctcctcctcctcctcctcctcctcctcctcaggcgCCCTGAAGGCTGCCCTCCGGCCCTGTGACCTTGTCCCCTGGGGCCAGTCTCCACCCGCCTCCGGCCTGGTCACCCGGCTCTGGCCAGCCTCTCGGGAAGGTGTCGGATCGCGCAGATGCTGTGAGCACAGGCCGGGCCTCGCACAGCACCCAGCGTCCTCCGCTGCGGGACCCACACGCCCTTTGCCTGATGCTTGGGCCCCCAGGGATCGCACGCAGGCGGGAGCGGAGGGGCTGGCAGGAGGGAGTCACCGTTGGCCGCGGTGGCCCAGCAGCTGCGCCATCGGGGGACGGTGGATGGAGATGCACACGCGGAGGTTGTAAACTGAGGCCACATGAGCTCTGAACCCCCACGGTGGTCGCTGCCTCCACCCCCGTGTTTCTGCTCTTGCACCAGCGATCACTCTGCAACTTGCAGATCACACGTGAAGCACCTTGCGCCTCGGGGGTTGCCAGACGTGCGCCCTGTGCTGCTGGGGAGCCCCTGAGGCGCCCCTGCGTCATCTGGGTCCGGGAGGAAGGGCTGCCGCAGAGCCGGACGCGTCCGCAGGGACACAGCTCTTCCGCTGCAGCTGCCCGCCTGCCCGAGGGTCCTGGGGGCCGCCCTCCCCAGTGCCGGGCACACGCACTGGCTCCTTGGGGCTGCAGGGAAGGGGTTGGGGCCGCGGGGCTCGGGTGCTGTGGGTGCTCTGCTGGCGGCGGTGGCCCAGCGGGCCTCGGGATGCGGGTCGCCCTAGCCGGACTCCAGGTGACGCGGAGCACGAGCAGAGAAGGCTGGACGCGCCGTTCCTCCCGCGGGGTCACTTCAGGGGCATGGGGATCCCGTCTTGGGAAGTCCACCGGTGGGGCTCGCAAGAGCAGCCTCCTCTTCGGATAGAGCCCTCGGTGGCTGTGGGCCCGCAGACTGCCTCCAACCCAGACCCAGAGGATCTGGATCTTTCCTACCTGCAATGAGCTGGTACAAGCTGGTGTGTGGTGCCCGGGCTGTGAGTGTTCACGGCTCACCGCGCCAGGCCACGAGTcgccctctctccccctccccctccctctccccctccccctcccctccctggagcctgTGCTGGAGGGACGGAGCCCTCACCCTTGGAGCCAAGGACTGCAGGCCACAGGCCGCCTGAGAGCAGCTCAAGGCCATGAGAGCTGAAACTTAAAAATGGGCTTTCACCGTGGGGGGAAGGAGGGCGTCGGTCGCCAAGATGCAGTCCTCCCAAACTCGCAGATCTCGGAAGGGACACAGGCGGCCTGGGCTCGATCCCCAGCCCCCCGACACCCCAGATGCCGCGTATTCGCAGAAGGTACGTGGAAGCCCCGGAAACGGATTGGGAGCAGCCACGTGCCTGCTGCCCGCCCTCCACCTCCCTCACCCCAAGCACCTTGTCTCTCCAGCCCCTCCACGGCCCCCGCCCCTCTGCTCGGCCCCGGACACCCCAGAGGGCGACCCCGGCCCTTCCCGAGCTCCGGTGTTGCTGGCCTGGGCGCTGCCCCAGGGAGcccggggcggccgggcgggAGCACGACTGACGGCGGGTCGGACGCCCCGCAGCCTCCCTCGGCCGTGTCGCCCCGTGGGGTGGCCCCAGTCCACCCATTTTCACTCAACGTGTCAAAGCCAGGATTTCGACCCCGATGTGTGCAGCTCCTGGCCAAGcgcccctccccgcagcccgTTCCTGCCACCCGCGCGGCCAGGACAGGGGCCAAGAGCCGCCTTCCTTCAGGGGCCCCgggctggggccctgggctgggccaggccagCAGGAGCTCCGCGCCGACTGTAGGGTCGAGGCcggagggggtggaggggtggaggggtggaggaggtggagggggtggcCGCCGAATGGGCGCCAGGCCGCTGTGCCGGGGAACAGCCTGGGCGGGCGAGGCCGGGGTCTGGAACGGGCTGCCCTCCCCGGGAGGCCGAGGCCCATCCTACAGGCGAAGCAGGGACCTGTAGGCCTTCCCAGGCGGGGTGTCCCCCAGCCCTACAGGCGGCCGCCAGTGTCCCTCCCAGTACCCCCCATGGCTTCCAGGGATCTGTACCACGTCTCTCTCCTCTCTCGGCTCTCGTCCCTCCGTGAGCCCCGCTCTTTACAGGACGGGGCCGCCCCTGCGTCCGGAGCAAGGGGCTGCGAGGCGACCTCTGCTCAGCCGAATGCGGCGCCGCCGAGGCGATCCGAAGGAACCCGGGGTCAGAGGGTGTTGAGAGCGGCTGCCCGAGGCCCTGCTGGCTCGTCCCCGTCCCTGGACCTCCAGCCCAGGTCAGGCCACTTGGTCGTGCCCTGCAGGATGCCCCGGGGTGGGTCCCCGCAGGACGGGCTCCCCGGGGCCTGGTGGCTGGGGCGCTCGGagccggcggggcgcggggtgaAGGGAGCTGCCCTCCCTGGAGAGCCAGCCCGGCAGCTCCCGGGGATCCGCCGAACCCCAAGATCACGGGGTCCGTGAGGTCCAGCCCGCCCCCCGCGAGGCCCGGGGCTGTCCTCAGGCACTGTCCCCGCCGGCCTCCTGTCAGACGGCCCCACGCAGCCGAGGCTCTCGGGGTGACTCGGGCCGGCTCGGGGAGCCCCCGGGAGGCGctggcctgggcccctgggcctctgctcagctgggagggGGCTGACGGGCCCGCCCCCCCGTTGGCCCCCCTCAGCCCGTGCCCCCGGGTCACAGCTGAGGAGAGCGAGCCCCGAGCAGGCGGGGAAGGcgctggggggccgggggagcgG
This window encodes:
- the LOC144303270 gene encoding uncharacterized protein LOC144303270, whose amino-acid sequence is MGFHRGGKEGVGRQDAVLPNSQISEGTQAAWARSPAPRHPRCRVFAEGTWKPRKRIGSSHVPAARPPPPSPQAPCLSSPSTAPAPLLGPGHPRGRPRPFPSSGVAGLGAAPGSPGRPGGSTTDGGSDAPQPPSAVSPRGVAPVHPFSLNVSKPGFRPRCVQLLAKRPSPQPVPATRAARTGAKSRLPSGAPGWGPGLGQASRSSAPTVGSRPEGVEGWRGGGGGGGGRRMGARPLCRGTAWAGEAGVWNGLPSPGAPLFTGRGRPCVRSKGLRGDLCSAECGAAEAIRRNPGSEGVESGCPRPCWLVPVPGPPAQVRPLGRALQDAPGWVPAGRAPRGLVAGALGAGGARGEGSCPPWRASPAAPGDPPNPKITGSVRSSPPPARPGAVLRHCPRRPPVRRPHAAEALGVTRAGSGSPREALAWAPGPLLSWEGADGPAPPLAPLSPCPRVTAEESEPRAGGEGAGGPGERAQRALGGKARGAPAPPTAEDRATRAAAVPLTRAAPRWRWPQGLRRRPTAEGLPPFLGEGGPAAGQASQVLRGPVPPPAAPTCGTCTCTCTCTWRPWPPTAVPHPQLGRRAPRRRSGLLPCPYLPGGRAPIRMARH